The following proteins are co-located in the Microvirga ossetica genome:
- a CDS encoding lysophospholipid acyltransferase family protein, whose translation MDLVKRITRSRPVQETLGFLVAGYLKLVQRTNRFVMEPADAYDRIEMPVIAAMWHGQHFMIHFAKRPQDRAASLVSRSGDGEFNAIALRHLGVRAIRGSGARGRDIRKKGGVQALRAMLKALSDGEMVVMTADIPKIARVCGQGIVTLAQLSGRPIVPVAVVTSRRIDFDSWDKASIGLPFGRGAIVLGDPVHVPREAGDEAMERLRRTVERELDRVHERAYALVGSKDPGAKDPGTKPHQVLMRDSRA comes from the coding sequence ATGGATCTCGTCAAGCGCATCACCCGCTCGCGGCCGGTTCAGGAAACCCTCGGCTTTCTCGTCGCGGGTTACCTGAAGCTCGTGCAGCGCACGAACCGGTTCGTCATGGAACCGGCGGATGCCTATGACCGGATCGAAATGCCCGTGATCGCCGCCATGTGGCACGGGCAGCACTTCATGATTCATTTCGCCAAGCGGCCGCAGGACCGGGCGGCAAGCCTCGTCTCTCGCTCGGGCGACGGAGAGTTCAACGCCATCGCCCTGCGGCATCTCGGTGTTCGCGCCATCCGCGGCTCGGGCGCCCGCGGCCGCGATATCCGGAAGAAGGGCGGCGTTCAGGCGCTGCGCGCGATGCTCAAGGCGCTGAGCGACGGGGAAATGGTGGTGATGACCGCCGACATTCCGAAGATCGCGCGGGTCTGCGGCCAGGGCATCGTCACGCTCGCACAATTGTCCGGACGGCCGATCGTGCCGGTCGCGGTGGTCACGAGCCGCCGCATCGATTTCGACAGCTGGGACAAGGCGAGCATCGGCCTCCCCTTCGGCCGGGGCGCGATCGTGCTCGGCGATCCGGTTCACGTGCCGCGCGAGGCGGGCGACGAGGCCATGGAGCGTCTGCGCAGAACCGTCGAGCGGGAGCTCGACCGGGTGCACGAGCGCGCCTATGCGCTTGTGGGATCCAAGGATCCAGGCGCCAAGGATCCAGGCACCAAGCCTCACCAGGTGCTCATGAGGGATTCCCGCGCATGA
- the purD gene encoding phosphoribosylamine--glycine ligase translates to MNILLIGSGGREHALARSLSASALCDELLIAPGNPGTAQHGTNVALDVTDHRAVIDFCRVMKIDFVVVGPEAPLVVGLVDDLKAAGVKAFGPSKAAAQLEGSKAFTKDLCAEFGIPTAAYRRFTDAEVAKIYVRNYGVPIVVKADGLAAGKGVVVATSFEDAESAIDMMIGGGLGAAGAEVVIEAFLEGEEASFFALCDGTHAIPFGTAQDHKRVFDGDEGPNTGGMGAYSPAAVLTPELQARAMREIIEPTLAGMRARGTPYTGILYAGLMLTKDGPQLIEYNARLGDPETQVLLPRLKSDLVIALLAACDGVLDSISLQWSDASALTVVMAAKGYPGAVEKGSEIKDIDRAEAMADVIVFHAGTKQDGDRILANGGRVLNVTALGRTISEAKEKAYKAVDAIDWSEGFCRRDIGWRAVERERA, encoded by the coding sequence ATGAACATTCTTCTCATCGGGTCCGGCGGACGGGAACATGCTCTGGCCCGCAGCCTCTCGGCGAGCGCGCTCTGCGACGAGCTTCTCATCGCTCCCGGCAATCCCGGCACCGCGCAGCACGGCACCAATGTGGCGCTCGACGTGACGGATCACCGAGCGGTGATCGATTTCTGCCGGGTGATGAAGATCGATTTCGTCGTGGTCGGCCCTGAAGCCCCCCTCGTCGTCGGCCTCGTCGACGATCTGAAGGCGGCCGGCGTCAAGGCCTTCGGACCGAGCAAGGCCGCAGCGCAGCTCGAAGGCTCGAAGGCCTTCACCAAGGATCTCTGCGCCGAGTTCGGCATTCCCACCGCCGCCTACCGCCGCTTCACCGATGCAGAGGTAGCCAAGATCTATGTGCGCAATTACGGCGTGCCGATCGTCGTGAAGGCGGATGGGCTTGCCGCCGGCAAGGGCGTGGTGGTCGCCACCTCCTTCGAGGATGCGGAGAGCGCCATCGACATGATGATCGGTGGCGGACTGGGTGCCGCCGGCGCTGAGGTGGTGATCGAGGCCTTTCTCGAAGGCGAGGAAGCGAGCTTCTTCGCACTGTGCGACGGCACGCACGCGATTCCCTTCGGCACGGCGCAGGACCACAAGCGCGTCTTCGACGGCGACGAGGGTCCGAACACCGGCGGCATGGGCGCCTATTCGCCCGCCGCCGTGTTGACGCCCGAACTCCAGGCCCGCGCCATGCGTGAGATCATCGAACCGACGCTCGCCGGCATGCGCGCGCGCGGCACGCCCTATACCGGCATTCTCTATGCGGGCCTGATGCTCACCAAGGACGGGCCGCAGCTCATCGAATACAACGCCCGCCTCGGCGATCCGGAAACGCAGGTGCTGCTGCCGCGCCTGAAATCCGATCTCGTCATCGCGCTGCTCGCCGCCTGCGACGGCGTTCTCGACAGCATCTCCCTGCAATGGTCGGACGCGTCAGCGCTCACCGTTGTCATGGCGGCGAAGGGCTATCCCGGCGCGGTCGAGAAGGGATCGGAGATCAAGGACATCGACAGGGCGGAAGCAATGGCCGACGTCATCGTCTTCCATGCCGGCACGAAGCAGGACGGCGACAGGATCCTCGCCAATGGCGGGCGCGTGCTCAACGTCACCGCGCTCGGACGCACGATCTCGGAGGCGAAGGAGAAAGCCTACAAAGCCGTCGATGCGATCGATTGGTCCGAGGGCTTCTGCCGCCGGGACATCGGCTGGCGCGCCGTGGAGCGCGAGCGGGCCTGA
- the lpxK gene encoding tetraacyldisaccharide 4'-kinase has translation MRAPRFWWQSSPSLQAHLLRPAGILYTSIAAQRMRRRGEKADLPVICIGNFTMGGAGKTPTALAVARMLDAAGESPAFLSRGYGGRLRGPVQVRLKHTASDVGDEPILLSKTARTIISRDRPAGARLSYEMGATVVIMDDGLQNPSLIKDCAVAVVDGATGIGNGLSLPAGPLRAPMDVQWPAVDAVLVIGEGGPGQEVTEEAERRGKRVFQAWLGPTEAARALEGRKVLAFAGIGRPEKFFETLKACGATVEVARPFPDHHPYTASELAALRQDSETRGLLPITTEKDFARIAAVKDAEPWPNLTVLPVRLRIENETGFRNLILRHINERRLRVA, from the coding sequence ATGCGCGCGCCGCGCTTCTGGTGGCAATCCTCTCCCTCGCTGCAGGCGCATCTGCTGCGCCCGGCCGGCATCCTCTACACCTCCATCGCCGCACAACGGATGCGGCGGCGCGGCGAGAAGGCGGACCTTCCCGTCATCTGCATCGGCAACTTCACCATGGGCGGCGCCGGCAAGACGCCGACCGCGCTTGCCGTCGCCAGGATGCTCGATGCGGCGGGCGAGAGCCCCGCTTTCCTGTCGCGCGGCTATGGCGGGCGCCTGCGCGGGCCGGTGCAGGTGCGGCTGAAGCACACCGCGTCCGATGTGGGCGACGAGCCCATTCTTCTCTCGAAGACTGCCCGGACCATCATCTCCCGCGACCGCCCGGCTGGAGCCCGGCTCTCCTACGAGATGGGCGCGACCGTCGTCATCATGGATGACGGTCTCCAGAACCCTTCGCTGATCAAGGATTGCGCCGTCGCCGTCGTGGATGGTGCCACCGGCATCGGCAACGGCCTGTCCCTGCCTGCCGGTCCGCTGCGCGCGCCGATGGATGTGCAATGGCCCGCCGTCGATGCGGTGCTCGTGATCGGAGAGGGCGGGCCCGGGCAGGAGGTCACCGAAGAAGCCGAGCGGCGCGGCAAGCGCGTGTTCCAGGCATGGCTTGGACCGACCGAAGCCGCACGGGCCTTGGAAGGCCGGAAGGTTCTGGCCTTTGCGGGGATCGGCCGGCCCGAAAAGTTCTTCGAGACCCTGAAAGCCTGCGGCGCCACCGTGGAGGTCGCGCGACCCTTTCCCGATCATCATCCCTATACCGCATCCGAGCTGGCGGCCCTGCGGCAGGATTCCGAGACACGCGGCCTTCTGCCGATCACCACGGAAAAGGATTTTGCACGGATCGCCGCCGTGAAGGACGCGGAGCCCTGGCCGAACCTGACCGTGCTGCCGGTGCGGCTGCGGATCGAGAACGAGACAGGGTTTCGCAACCTGATCCTGCGCCACATCAACGAGCGGCGGCTGCGGGTCGCCTGA
- the xseA gene encoding exodeoxyribonuclease VII large subunit: MFAQKAPSNAQEWSVSDLAGALKRTLEDAFGHVRLRGEVSGYRGPHSSGHAYFCLKDQNARIDAVIWKGSFAKLKIRPEEGMEVIATGRISTFPGSSKYQIVVETLEPAGIGALMALLEERRRKLQAEGLFAAERKRRLPFLPRVIGVVTSPTGAVIRDILHRLEDRFPRRVLVWPVRVQGETSAAEVAAAIRGFNALEPGGPIPRPDVLIVARGGGSIEDLWGFNEEIVVRAAAESAIPLVSAVGHETDTTLIDYAADMRAPTPTGAAEMVVPVRVELMAAINDLARRHVEAALRLVERRRSDLRATARALPSPDALISPKRQRLDLAATRLYPALARNARGHEERLLKVARQLAHVSPVANVARMRARLDAVGPRPYNAVCRSILLREESLKQIARRLVVSRETLLRAERTRLAQAHELTQRVAERLGPALQGQFARKADRLESVTKLFDSLNYKSVLKRGFALVRDADGQPLNSADAVLDGQALVLEFADGKADATGGRIGTRPRPAAKPKLAVADEQGALF; the protein is encoded by the coding sequence ATGTTCGCTCAGAAAGCTCCCTCGAATGCCCAGGAATGGTCGGTCTCCGATCTCGCGGGCGCTCTCAAGCGCACCCTGGAGGATGCGTTCGGCCATGTGCGCCTGCGGGGTGAGGTGTCGGGCTATCGTGGGCCGCATTCGTCGGGCCACGCCTATTTCTGCCTGAAGGACCAGAACGCCCGTATCGATGCGGTGATCTGGAAGGGCTCCTTCGCCAAGCTGAAGATCCGCCCCGAGGAGGGGATGGAGGTCATCGCCACCGGGCGCATCAGCACCTTTCCGGGCTCGTCCAAGTACCAGATCGTCGTCGAGACGCTCGAGCCCGCCGGAATCGGTGCGCTCATGGCGCTTCTCGAGGAGCGCCGCCGCAAGCTCCAGGCGGAAGGGCTGTTCGCCGCCGAGCGCAAGCGCCGCCTGCCGTTCCTGCCGCGGGTGATCGGCGTCGTCACCTCGCCGACGGGCGCGGTGATCCGCGACATCCTCCATCGCCTCGAGGACCGCTTCCCGCGCCGGGTGCTGGTCTGGCCCGTGCGCGTGCAGGGCGAAACCAGCGCGGCGGAGGTCGCCGCCGCCATCCGCGGCTTCAACGCGCTGGAGCCGGGCGGCCCGATTCCACGGCCCGATGTGCTCATCGTCGCCCGCGGCGGCGGGTCCATCGAGGACCTTTGGGGCTTCAACGAGGAGATCGTGGTGCGCGCCGCGGCCGAGAGCGCGATCCCGCTCGTCTCGGCGGTGGGCCACGAAACCGACACCACGCTCATCGACTACGCCGCCGACATGCGCGCCCCGACCCCGACCGGCGCCGCCGAAATGGTGGTGCCGGTGCGGGTCGAGCTCATGGCGGCGATCAACGACCTCGCGCGCCGCCATGTCGAGGCTGCCCTTCGCCTGGTGGAGCGGCGCCGTTCGGACCTGCGCGCCACGGCCCGCGCGCTGCCGAGCCCCGACGCCCTGATCTCGCCCAAGCGCCAGCGCCTCGATCTCGCGGCCACGCGCCTCTATCCCGCGCTCGCCCGCAACGCCCGCGGCCATGAGGAGCGGCTTCTCAAGGTGGCGCGCCAGCTCGCCCATGTGTCGCCGGTGGCCAATGTCGCCCGCATGCGCGCAAGGCTCGATGCGGTTGGCCCGCGCCCCTACAACGCCGTCTGCCGCTCCATCCTGCTGCGTGAGGAAAGCCTGAAGCAGATCGCCCGTCGCCTCGTGGTGTCCCGCGAGACGCTGCTGCGGGCCGAGCGCACGCGGCTCGCCCAGGCGCACGAGCTCACCCAGCGGGTCGCCGAGCGCCTCGGCCCCGCCCTGCAGGGCCAGTTCGCGCGCAAGGCCGACCGTCTGGAATCGGTGACGAAGCTCTTCGACAGCCTGAACTACAAATCGGTGCTCAAGCGCGGCTTCGCCCTCGTCCGCGATGCGGACGGGCAACCGCTGAACTCGGCCGATGCCGTTCTGGACGGCCAAGCTCTCGTGCTCGAATTCGCCGACGGCAAGGCCGATGCCACCGGCGGGCGGATCGGGACCCGGCCACGGCCGGCGGCGAAGCCGAAGCTGGCTGTGGCGGACGAGCAGGGAGCGCTTTTCTAG
- a CDS encoding 3-deoxy-D-manno-octulosonic acid transferase — translation MSFPILFRTYRLVVSAMEPAVLGLLYWRQRKGREDKTRLGERQGYPSRQRPKGHLIWVHGASIGETLSLLPVVERMAQRGLAVLVTSGTRTSASLIARRLPPGAVHQFVPLDVPRYIRRFLDHWQPDVALIAESEIWPNTIMALSERDIPLVMVNGRMSDRSYQRWQKMPRIIGGLLERFALCLAQTSEDAARLARLGAPRVIVTGNIKFDAAPPPADPRVVAQLSGLIAGRPVWLAASTHPGEETAIVAVHRALAKRHPNLLTIIAPRHPHRGPEVAAIAGQAGLRSGRRSEGIHPDRATDVYVVDTVGEMGLFYRLSPIVLMGGTLVPIGGHNPIEPAKLGAAILHGPHVHTATEIYEALDRARGAAMVKDSATLARAVSELLSNTALTRDMARAAGEAVQALGGAVDRTMQSVDPFIVQAKLGARR, via the coding sequence ATGAGCTTCCCGATCCTTTTCAGAACGTACCGCCTCGTCGTCTCGGCGATGGAGCCTGCAGTTCTGGGCCTCCTCTACTGGCGCCAGCGCAAAGGGCGTGAGGACAAGACGCGCCTCGGCGAGCGGCAGGGCTATCCGAGCCGGCAGCGGCCCAAGGGCCACCTGATCTGGGTCCATGGCGCCAGCATCGGCGAGACCCTCTCCCTTCTGCCGGTGGTGGAACGCATGGCCCAGCGGGGCCTCGCTGTGCTGGTCACCTCCGGCACCCGGACCTCCGCCTCCCTGATCGCCCGGCGCCTGCCGCCGGGAGCCGTGCATCAGTTTGTCCCGCTCGACGTGCCACGTTATATAAGGCGTTTCCTCGACCACTGGCAGCCCGACGTGGCCCTCATTGCGGAATCCGAAATCTGGCCGAACACGATCATGGCGCTGAGCGAGCGTGATATCCCTCTCGTGATGGTCAACGGGCGCATGTCGGACCGGTCGTACCAGCGCTGGCAGAAGATGCCCCGCATCATCGGGGGCCTGCTCGAACGCTTCGCCCTGTGCCTCGCCCAGACCTCCGAGGATGCCGCGCGCCTCGCCCGGCTCGGCGCGCCCCGCGTCATCGTCACCGGCAACATCAAGTTCGATGCGGCACCTCCGCCGGCAGACCCGCGGGTCGTGGCCCAGCTCTCCGGCCTGATCGCCGGCCGGCCGGTCTGGCTTGCAGCGAGCACGCATCCCGGCGAGGAAACCGCGATCGTCGCCGTGCACCGCGCCCTGGCGAAGCGCCATCCGAATCTGCTCACCATCATCGCGCCCCGGCATCCCCATCGCGGGCCGGAGGTTGCGGCTATCGCCGGGCAGGCCGGCCTGAGGTCGGGCCGGCGTTCGGAGGGTATCCACCCCGACCGCGCGACCGATGTCTATGTGGTCGATACCGTGGGCGAGATGGGGCTCTTCTACCGGCTCTCGCCCATCGTGCTGATGGGCGGCACGCTGGTTCCGATCGGCGGGCACAATCCCATCGAGCCGGCGAAGCTCGGCGCGGCCATCCTGCACGGGCCTCATGTCCACACCGCCACGGAGATCTACGAGGCCCTCGACCGGGCGCGCGGCGCCGCGATGGTGAAGGACAGCGCCACGCTCGCGCGGGCGGTCAGCGAATTGCTGAGCAACACGGCGCTCACCCGCGACATGGCGCGTGCGGCCGGCGAGGCGGTGCAGGCCCTCGGCGGCGCGGTGGACCGCACCATGCAATCCGTCGACCCGTTCATCGTTCAAGCCAAGCTGGGGGCGCGGCGCTGA
- a CDS encoding DUF4170 domain-containing protein, with product MTDMPGKQLLHLVFGGELNSLESVDFKDLSKLDIVGIYPNYAAAHAAWKAKAQATVDNAQMRYFVVHLHRLLDPQNG from the coding sequence ATGACCGACATGCCTGGCAAGCAACTCCTGCATCTGGTTTTCGGCGGCGAGCTTAACAGCCTCGAATCCGTCGACTTCAAGGATCTTTCCAAGCTCGATATCGTCGGAATCTACCCGAACTATGCCGCCGCCCATGCGGCGTGGAAGGCCAAGGCGCAAGCGACGGTGGACAATGCGCAGATGCGCTACTTCGTCGTGCACCTTCACCGCCTGCTCGACCCGCAGAACGGCTGA
- a CDS encoding DUF2093 domain-containing protein, with amino-acid sequence MLNKIERSGGEAVVQYLDSNLRVLKPGAYVRCAITGTEIPLDELKYWSVERQEAYSSPEAVMMRIARQAMSHP; translated from the coding sequence ATGTTGAACAAGATCGAACGCAGCGGCGGCGAGGCCGTCGTGCAATATCTCGACAGCAACCTTCGGGTCCTGAAGCCAGGGGCCTATGTGCGCTGCGCGATCACGGGCACCGAAATTCCCCTCGACGAGCTGAAGTACTGGAGCGTCGAGCGGCAGGAGGCCTATTCCTCGCCCGAGGCCGTGATGATGCGCATCGCCAGACAGGCCATGTCCCACCCATAG